The genomic DNA TGAAGCTTTTTATCTGTAGACATTGTAAAGATTTGTGTTAATAAGACGGTAACACAAAGCTGCCAAAATAAAGCTACCACCTTTTTGTCTGACTTTGAATGAATTTGTAAAACGAAACCAAAAAGTGCAGAAATATGTTCTAGTTATATGCTATGCCATCTAAGCACAGTCTGCACCAAGGACACGGCAGAGAAGGGTCTGTCTGAACTGCAGCTCCTATTAAATAAAAccattctaattcctaattctatggtgtTGACCTTATTGACGTCATAATGATGGCATAGTGGACAACGGGTGGCCCTGCACAGGAATATGAATGCAACCATTAAAAATAGCCTAATGTGATAAAAAGCAATCTCGGTTGCATTAATAATAAGGCCCATAtggaaggaaaggggatacctagtcagttgcgcaAATGAATTGCATTcaaatgaaatgtgtcttccgcatttatccCAAACCCTCTAAGGCATAATAACTGGTTCCACAGCTAGGCCTATGTGATATATTTCCTTCATCACCTGCAAGTCAACATCACATGCAAGTCAACATCATCTGCAAGTCAACATCACCTGCAAGTCAACATCACCTGCAAGTCAACATCACCTGCAAGTCAACATCACCTGCAAGTCATCCTAATAGAAGTCAACTTGGTTGATTTAAAAAAGATTTCTGCTTACTCACCATTCTTTACGTCTGCAAACCGTGTGTCGACTTTGTCACAGCTGTCAGCAAAAAAACCCGATGGTGTGAAAGTAGGACTACGTAAACAACACGAAAACAGACACGATTGGAGATTCAGTTTAAGAATAATTTTAATTGACAGAGACTGAATCGGAATACCGCGAACTGGCGTTCAGCACCAAAGTGCTGTGGACAGCGGTCGTCCCTCGTGCAACCCCATCCTTCAGTAATAGGCCTATAACAAAAAGTGGCGGGCTGCAGTTTGGGTGAAAAAAAGAAGTAAAGATTGTAGCTTTAAGGCAAACTAGGGGGGAAAATGACATGGGCGATAGCACTATCTGTCCGTTCTGATCTGGATGGTTGCAAAATACAAGGTTTTGACTATATTTTGCATTAGGCAAAGTAAGAAATATTTTGAAATATAGCCATAGCTTTCAATAAGCGACATAAGGCACTTACTTTTTCTTCATCCATCTCTGTGTTGAATTTGTAAAACATTTTCTGTGGTCGGATGTCAATTAATGATAATGGATGGTATAGGAAACCGAACTCGTCCTTACCGTAATACGTCACGTAGGCTATTTTGTAGGCTACACAATGGATGTACATGACGTAACAGAGAGATGGGCGTGTGTATGTCTTTGTGGGGGTTGTTAAAGTTGCGTCAATTcgattctggtatcagaacaaaatagtcagcacatagtaacttctgatttatttgtactttaattaatgcaaacacgtgtatggtaaatgagttgttcgtatatatacggtctctctgtgacacctcgcagggcagacagagaagagagcgtcacatcctattgttctctcttatatactctgacagagatagttcccgctcaatgctggcctgtcagagggaggaggagcgtggtttaaacttgctcctcctatcgtcggcgtgcaggctggtcccagcctcgtgacgcacttcctgtcgccgggtgtagttcttgtcttcagcagttgacttatccgtagtttatatacttaataatgtagcatagcttcccccgTATATTAAAtaggttatgcatacaaatagccagttcaaccctaacagggTTATCAATCTTTTCATGAAGCAAAATAAATGCTaagatttaaaaataaaacagtTTTGCCATAAGCATTCACACATGCCTAAAACAATATTCTAAATCCATAACATCTAAATCCCATCCCTTAGTAATATACCTATAGAAAAAAAGTGGCTGGGTGGCAGTGCTGTTTAGCTGAAAAACGAATTAAGGGTTGTAGCTTTAAGGCAAACTAGGGGAAAACAACGACACGTGCCCATAGCACTATCTGTCCGTTCTAATCTAAATGGTAGCAAAATAgaaggttttgattatgtttagTTGTacatgatgtgtgtatgtgtctatagGCTTGTTCTACATTGCAGCCGAAAGTGCAGGCGATTtccgactgactgatctacaacacAGAgaaccttgcatcataaataacacTCATTGTTATTTGTAGATccgtcagtcacaatttacccatgacaCATTACGGTTTTGATCCTCTCGAACACGGCCAATATGGCTGCTGCAGTATTTTTGTATTTCGCTCCTTTTTTCGTATTCCCGTGGAGGAAACGTCATCAACAAGAGACAAAATAGGTTTCCAAAGGAAAGCCTTTTTAGAGAAATACAGACCATCTAATTTAGCTTTTGGTACTATTACCTGTGTTGAACGCATTTCCTCTGATATGTATAATCACATTTGTAATTTGAGTGTACTAATTTGCTAAATTATAGTGTGTTAACTAACTAATTATTCGCCAAGAAAGGTTGAGCGACTCACTGTTTCTCAACTGTGCGAGGACCTCACTGGAAAACGAAACACACACGCCAGTAGCTCTGAATTCtaaaatatagctagctaaatGATTACTTATTGCCGCAGATAATAAGGTAATGTCTTCTGTTTGATTTTTTTACCTTCTAAAATCGTTTGAAACAGCCATACTGTTATTTGTCATACTGAGTGAGTCGCTAGGAAGTTAACGTTGAATTAAGTTGTTAGCTAACTTAGCTCGAATGAGCTAAATACATATAAGCATGCACATTAGCTACAAAAAGTAGACTCTGTGTTCTCACTTGTAGAATTCAAAACACTAGATAACTAATGATGAATGAATGCCAATACCTTCAGTGCAATGTTACTCAGCCATGAGATATGATAATTCACAGGTGTAGTTGAACACATAATGGTAGACACAGAGGAAAGAGCCGTAGGTGGTGCCCTGTCATCTGCCATGAACCCAGGTGGAAAGAACAAAGAGAATGAGAAGAAGAAGAGGTCCCGTGTGAAACAGCTGCTTGCAGACGTGAAGAAGCAGGTGGACTTCTGGTTTGGGGATGTCAACCTTCACAAGGACAGGTTTCTAAGACGACTAGTTGAGGAGTCACGAGATGGATGTAAGTAGTTGTAATGGGCAGCATTTGGCGTCATTGACCCATCCTACGTAGCTGttgcctgatcccagatctgtttgtgctgtcttgccaactatgGTCATTGAGTTGAcaaatgacaagacagcacaaacagatctgggaccaggctaacataGCTGGAAACACCAACAATACGTTTTTTGTCTATCTTGTGGTCAGGGTAGAATTTTGGCCCAGATTTGTGATGGAGATTAAGGGTTACCGTACAACAATCATCCTATTCTCACTTGTCCCGTACTGCTCCTTTGGAATTATGTCCCTGTCAACTAACAGTGGTTTTATTTTCAACAGATGTTGATATATCTGTTTTGACATCCTTCAACCGAATGAAAAATCTGACAACTGATTGCAAGTTGATTGCAAGGGCACTGAAAAATTCATCTGTCGTTGAGGTCAAGTATTACTGTACATAATCAGTTTTTCAGTTGCCGGTTGGAATTTTGTATTGAATTCTTAGACGTGTGGTGTTCACTGTGATCTGTTTTGGTCTTTCAGGTCAACCTAGAGGGAACTAAAGTGCGACGGCAGCATCCAATTGGAGAGGATCCGAAAGATGTAGACAACCGAACAGTCTATGTGGTAAATACCAGTTGTGTTCATGTTTGTCAAGTCACGATGTGGTCCTTTGAATACAAAACGCcatattaaataaatatatttttcccccagGAGCTTCTGCCCAAGAAAGTAACACATGACTGGCTAGAACGAGTGTTTACCAAATGCGGAAATGTGGTTTACGTCAGTGTGCCGAGATACAAAACCACGGGCCACTCCAAAGGGTTCGCCTTCATTGAGTTTGAGACGGAAGAGGAGGCACAGAAAGCCATAGAGGTGAGATGTAAAGATGCCTCTGTAATGAATTTTGTGATCAAATGGATGTGTCCTACGTAGTAATAAGGTAGAGAACTAACCATGTTCTTCCCGTCCAGATGCTGAACAACCCTCCAGAGGACGCCCCCAGGAAACCTGGCATCTTCCCCAAGACCAAGAACAGGAAGCCTATCCCCGATCCACCCACCCTGAACACCACACTAGGTGGGTATTGGGAAGAATAAAGCATTGCTGGTTAACTCCAGAGTGACTACACACAATCACAACAAATGCATATGTCGGAAACTGCCAACATTTAAGTGTCAAGTTAAAGCCCTTTACCTTCTGTtaaactactgtgtgtgtgtctgtgttttttgCAGACGAGGAAGAGGAAAAGAAAAGTAGGAAGAAGAAGAAGTCCAGGGGCAGCACCAAAGAGGACGCCCCGTCACAGGCAGAGACAACAGTGGGCGTGGCCAAAGAACAGAAAATAGAATCTGAGTCTAAGCCCTCTGACAGGAAGAGGAAATGCACGGACGAGGGTGCAGAGGTTGTAGCACCTGAGGGGGGCACAGATAAGGCCCCGGCCAAAAGGCTAGAGAAGAAGAGACGGCGGTCCCAGGCAGGGGAAAGCTCAGAGAGTGACGTCCAGGGAGACATGCCGGCCAAGCTGAGAAGGATGAGCGAGGGGGAGGAGGGCAAGGTGAAGGAGGAAGACAAGGTGAAGGAGAGCGATGGGAAAGGTAAGGGTCTTCATTGTATTGAACCTACACATTGCTTGTGAACAGATAAAATCACTGGTTTTGGGTACAAGAAAATACATGTGGGCAGGTTTGACTAAATCCAGTCCAAAAGATGGTCTACTGGTCAGCAGTGACAAATAATGCCTAATAGTAATCTGGTGTCTTCAGATTTGCCTGTCAAggttgaggaggaagaggaggagaagatggacGACTCCCTGCTAAAAGctaagaggaagaggaagaagaagcacAAGGAGAGGGTGAAGATTGGTGAAGAGGTCATTCCTCTCCGGGTTCTCGCCAAGTAAGAACCTTCATGCATCTTTAGGACTAATAGCCTGCTCTGAGTCAATCAGACCAATGGCATTGATTTAATCTAAATAAATCCCTAATTAAATTGGTCTAAACCATAGCATCTTTATTGAACAATCCAATACCCCAGTGTTAGACAAGATATTGTTATTCAAATTGAGAGCttgctctctctcgttctctcctttctcttcctcctctccttttggCTGGCTGGATGGAAGGAAAGACTGGCTGAAGCTGAAGGTGGAGTATCTGACCCTGCAGAAGAGGAGCATGGGAGCTCTGAAGGCGTGCCTGACCAAGTTCCACCACAAGGGAGCAGGAGAGAAAATGGAGATGGACACCAGtctccaacagaaacagacaCCTTGTTAGTGCCTAATATTTATCCACTACTTACCTATCTGTCAGTCGTACAACTTCTGCATGTTTAAATCCCCTAGTACTCTCATATAAACACCACAAATATTGATATTGAGTCAAATGTTAGTTTACTGTCCACATATTACATCAGAATAAATGCTGAAAATCTTTTGAAACCGGGTTCCCATACAATTGACCATTTCCACACACAATATTATGTCTTCTTCACCATGTCTCTGTCTTTTTTCCCTAAGCTGAGGAGAGTAAGAAGGCAGGTGAAAAGGAGAGTCCCCCCGGCCCTCAGTTTGAGAGTGGCTGCATCGTCAGGATCACCCATACCAAACCCTTACCTGGCAGAAAGGTCATCAAGGTAGAGATGAGCTTTTAACGCTCTTCTTTTACCATGTTTATTATGCATTCATTGTTTCACATACAAATGATTAGAGCCATGTGTTGTTCTAACTCAAAAGTTTGTGTGTATCTAGGACGCTCTCTCTGAGGTGTCCCCAGtggtgtatgtggacaccctagAGGGGGACGCCGAGGGTCACGTCCGCTTCAAGACTCCAGCAGAGGCCAAGGCCATCATTGACGCTCGCACCGACCTGCAGAACAAACACAGCTGGCAGCTGGAGATCCTCTCTGGTAGGCTGACTCtcccactactaccactatagtTCACCAAGGGCCCTGTTCAAATCATCTTAATTtgcatccttccttcctcccttctttGAGGTAAGCGCTGACATGACTAGTGACAGCAACAAAGAGGTAGCCTTGCTCACGCCTATCAAATCATATTAGATTAGTGATTTCTTCAAGGATGGGAGAAGAGATGGATGTATTTGGGAGAGTTCAAATGGGGCCATAAACTATTTACTACATCTGAAAAGAGgcaatggctatatacagtgcattcggaaagtattcagaccacttgactttttcgacattttattacgttacagccttattctacaatggagctcaggtgcatcctgtttccattgatcatccttgagatgtttctacaacttgattggagtccacctgtggtaaattcaattcattggacatgatttggaaaggcatacacctgtctatataaggtcctgcagttgacagtgcaggtcAGAGAAAAACCAAGCCTTTGAGGTCGAagcaattgtctgtagagctccgagagagCATTGTATcgagccacagatctggggaattttttgcagcattgaaggtccccaagaacacagtggcctccatcattcttaaatggaagaagtttggaaccaccaagactcagccaaactgagcaatcggggaagaaggaccttggtcagagaggtgattTAAGaaaccaatggtcactctgacagagctccagagttcctctgtggagatgggagaaccttccagaaggataaccgtctctgcagcactcaggcctttttggtagagtggcaagacggaagccactcctcagtaaaaggcacatgacagcccgcttggagtttgccaaaaggcatcacctaaaggactctgaccatgagaaacaagattttctggacTGATaagaccaagattgaactctttggcctaaatgccaagcttcaagtctggaggaaacctggcaccatccctacggtgaaacgtggtggtggcagcatcatgctgtggtgatgtttttcagcggcagggactgggagactagtcaggatcgaggcaaagatgaacggagcaaagtacagagagatccttgatgaaaacctgctccagagcacccaggacctcagactggggcaaaggttcacattccaacaggagaACGACCCAAAGCATacagtcaagacaatgcaggagtggccaaagccaaagcccggacttgaacccgatctaacatatttggagggacctgaaaatagctgtccagcgacgctctccatccaacctgacagcttgagaggatcttcagagaagaatgggagaaactacccaaatacaagtgtgccaagcttgtagcgtcatacccaagaagactcaaggctgtagttgctgccaaaggtgcttcaacaaagtactgagtaaagggtctgaatacttatgtaaatgtgattttcattttcttttttttatacattcgcaaacatttctaaaaacctggtaTGGTATATTATGTTTAGATTTTGAGGGGGGGGGgaaacattttaatacattttggaataaggctgtaacttaacaaaatatggaagaagtcaaggggtctgagtactttccaaatgcactgtaatatCTTTGTTAATTAACAATtgctggtcctctgtagctcagttggtagagcatggcacttgcaacgccaggatagtgggtttgattcccgggaccacccgtacgtaaaatgtatgcacacatgactaagtccctttggataaaagcatctgctaaatggcattttattattatatttcaTACAGTAATgatttattatatattattattcaaTTATATATTGAGTTTTTTGAGTCCCCTTACTGCATCTTAATTTGAGGATCAAGAAAGCATATTCATGAAGGCATGTCCTTAACCAAAATATGTTTGATTATTTTGGCTTCATTTGCTTATTAAGAGAAGAATGTAGCTGAATTATTTGTTGCACTTTGGAAAGAGATGTTTTGGGTGTGTTTTCATGTGCTGCTGCGTTCCAGTGGTTACATTGAAATGGACAATTGCTAATTTCTTCATTAATTTGTACTTGTAGGCGACCATGAACAAAGGTACTGGCAGAAGATCCTGGTGGACCGCCAAGCTAAGTTGAACCGGCCCAGAGACAAGAAACGGGGCACAGAGAAGGTAGGGTTCCCTCTATTTACATTTCTTATGGATTATTTACAAGTATCTCTAGCAGCACCCAACCATTTTCTTTTGAGGAAAACCATTTTTGAATGAGCATGTTGTTCACTCATATTGTTGTAGGCCTTAAGTTGATTTTAACAGAGCAATGTCTCCCCTTCATCTCTGTTTCTGCCCCAGCTCATTTCCAAAGCCGAGAAAATCATCATAGCCCGGGCCAAGGAGGCCACTAAGCACATCCGCTTCATGGAGGACTGATCAAGACTGTCATGTTCTACTGTGCTTCCATTCTTTTCTGAATCCTTTTCTTCCCTAAGAGTTTATTCAAATGTCGGCCATTTTGTCATTCCTAAATGGTAGGTTTTTGTTTTACTGTTCATGAGTGGTACAAGCAGAGAGAAGCCATGGTTTTAAAATGGAATTTTAATAAGTCATGGTAACATTGTTTGTTTAAACAGCCATTCTGTCCAATGTAGTTTCAGTTCCACTAACTGGAAGGTTATGTATGGCTGCTGTTCTACAAGCAGAAAGCAGCTGCATTATTTAAATTGCAAATAGATTCGCTCACTAGTCTTTTATTGTGTTGTAGTGAGAGCTGCCCAGATTTCAGTTATGAAATATGAATGTATATATGCTGTACATAGCATTTCAAAACTTGCCCAGAGCTTCACCCAAGATCAGTTTTCTGTAACTTGTCATGGCACCGATTACCTTTTCTTTTTGAAGTAATGTACCTATTTTCGAATTAATAAACATACATTTGTGGTTAAAGGCccagtgaaataaaaataaaaagtgatTTTCATGCGTTTCCACactggttggaataatactgtgaaaatgttGAAAACGCCCTTTTAGTTAAAGAGCTgttgaaatttctgcctgttttggtgggatggcgtTTCGGCCTGCCTAGAGACATCACCAGGAGATAAATCAGTTAATAGACCAACAGAGTTCCAATAACGGCTTGTTTTCCCGTCCCCACTCCCAGACGGtctcttgcttgagaaattgctctttgctaagaagctatttttgtttctttttgaccattttaattgaaaacaaaggTACTTACCACCCTCACCCAGATAACACAGTAACCAGGATGGagtgttacccagaaatgatttgatattgagataaccTTTAATGGACTGGCTTTTTATTCAGCTCATTAATAAAAACTTAATTGATTATATTGCTGGCACACACATTCTGCTGCATCTGGTGCGTTACTATGCTATACGGTGTCTGATCTTTTACGTTCCTGTCCACATTAACTTATGTAGCAAAAAGCTTAACGATGTAATGTTCAAGTAAGAATTTGTGACCtctttgtataaaataaataaaatgcacaACTAGCATTATTCCTTTTTTAATGTGACTATAAAAAATACCAAAGGTGCTCTATTTAAATAGAAAAATAAGAAAGTCCTCTAGCTAGCTGTGTGTGCAGGTCAGTAGTCAGGACTCTGGCGCCCTCTTGGCTTGGCTGGGGACCATGCAGCTCTTCCTGCTGTGGGAGTAAGGAGACTTATCGCTCGTAGCTGCGGCCAGCTGACTCGGCCCTGTTTCCTGTATCGAGATGGTCCGGTACAGCCTGTGTCCTCCAGCCCCCATGGAGCTGTACTCAAAGCCAGGAGGACAGCCATCCCAGGCTGGGCAAGATGGGATCTCCTTGGGTGTGTAGGTGGGGCGACTGACAGAGTCTTCATCCATGGCCTGGGGGCTCAGCAGCATCTGAGTGGGCTTGAAGCTAGTGGCGCGCTGGGCCGTCTTGGGTGTGTATGCTGAGCGGAAGGTGGTGGTCTTGGCGAAAGCCCCTTTGGGGGTCTCTAGCTCACCTGCGTGTAAAGTGGGGCGGGGACGCATCATGTCCCAGGCACGGTAGTGCTCCTTCATGGTGGACCTGGTCTGGAGGGGTGCCCTGGCCTCCTTTGTCCAGGTCTCGACCGGGGGGCGGGCGGACTGGGGCCGTTGCTGGCACTCGTGGCCGACATAGTCAGCATGAGCTGTGGACAGACCAACCATAGTGCCCTCAGTTGGGCAGTACTCCTCAGCATGGTGCCGGTGCTTGGGCTGCAGTGGCCAGGGCTTGTACTGATCATGGAACTCGCTGGTCCCCTGAAAGATGGCCGGGCTGCTCTCCCAAGCCACCTTGGCCCTGAAGGGCTTGACAGGCTTGGCCGGCAGGCCCAGGTAGTCCTGCCTGTAGCTGGAGACCCCATTGAGGGGGGCGCTGGTGGGCCTGTAGACGGCCTTCTCCTTGGGCTGCCTGGGCTGGACAGGATGGGACATATACTGCGTCTGGTAGTTGGTGGTGCCATCGAAGGGCAGGGTCTCTGGGGCGTCGGGGGCTGGTTTGAAGCTCTTCCTGGCCTCGGCTGGGCCCTTGTAGCAGAATTCGTCTTGATAGGTGGTGGTCACCTCAAATTTGCTGTTGTTCAACTTCAGGTTGTCACGCGTCCTGTAGGGTTGGACTTTCTGGGTGTGCCATGCTCGAAAATCCTCTGAAAACGATAATGAAAGAAAGGACTTAGTTTCATTTGAAATCTATAGTTTATTGGTATCTGATGACATTCCCCAAGACGCACGTACTGTACCTTTGTATAAAGACTGGGCAACCATCTTTGCTGTGGGCGGATGGTACCCATCAGGCTTGGTCACGATGTGGTTCTGAACAGGGTGAGTTGGGTAGTCCCTGACGTAAGTGCTGCTGTGTCTCATTCTTCCATCAGGTGGCACATACAACTTGGTGACCTTTGGTGGCCTCTGGGTCACTTCATGGGCCACGTAGTCTGACCTGAAAGACATTAAAGACGTTACTCATGACTTGCAACGTGCAGACTGAATGAACTACGCAAACTATTAAAGAGGGAATGTTGTCAGAATCAGAATATCATATCGTCTTTGATGAATTATGTGCTTATCTCTTACCTGAAAGTGGTCATGTTGGATATCTTTCCTTCCATTGGCTGGTACTCATTCTTCGGCTTCTTGGCTGCCCTgacaacagtgttgcagtaggCAGGGTACTTTTCCTGGTATTCCGAGACCATGCAGCCTGGGATCAGGATACACGGCTCCTCTGGATGGGATCCTTGTAAACAGTGGTGCTTCCTACCAGGAAAAAGGGATTAAGTGTTGGGATTGGTTAGAATGGCCAAGAGAGTGTGTTGTTGAG from Salmo salar chromosome ssa07, Ssal_v3.1, whole genome shotgun sequence includes the following:
- the larp7 gene encoding la-related protein 7, which translates into the protein MVDTEERAVGGALSSAMNPGGKNKENEKKKRSRVKQLLADVKKQVDFWFGDVNLHKDRFLRRLVEESRDGYVDISVLTSFNRMKNLTTDCKLIARALKNSSVVEVNLEGTKVRRQHPIGEDPKDVDNRTVYVELLPKKVTHDWLERVFTKCGNVVYVSVPRYKTTGHSKGFAFIEFETEEEAQKAIEMLNNPPEDAPRKPGIFPKTKNRKPIPDPPTLNTTLDEEEEKKSRKKKKSRGSTKEDAPSQAETTVGVAKEQKIESESKPSDRKRKCTDEGAEVVAPEGGTDKAPAKRLEKKRRRSQAGESSESDVQGDMPAKLRRMSEGEEGKVKEEDKVKESDGKDLPVKVEEEEEEKMDDSLLKAKRKRKKKHKERVKIGEEVIPLRVLAKKDWLKLKVEYLTLQKRSMGALKACLTKFHHKGAGEKMEMDTSLQQKQTPSEESKKAGEKESPPGPQFESGCIVRITHTKPLPGRKVIKDALSEVSPVVYVDTLEGDAEGHVRFKTPAEAKAIIDARTDLQNKHSWQLEILSGDHEQRYWQKILVDRQAKLNRPRDKKRGTEKLISKAEKIIIARAKEATKHIRFMED
- the LOC106608649 gene encoding stabilizer of axonemal microtubules 2 isoform X3, translated to MVSEYQEKYPAYCNTVVRAAKKPKNEYQPMEGKISNMTTFRSDYVAHEVTQRPPKVTKLYVPPDGRMRHSSTYVRDYPTHPVQNHIVTKPDGYHPPTAKMVAQSLYKEDFRAWHTQKVQPYRTRDNLKLNNSKFEVTTTYQDEFCYKGPAEARKSFKPAPDAPETLPFDGTTNYQTQYMSHPVQPRQPKEKAVYRPTSAPLNGVSSYRQDYLGLPAKPVKPFRAKVAWESSPAIFQGTSEFHDQYKPWPLQPKHRHHAEEYCPTEGTMVGLSTAHADYVGHECQQRPQSARPPVETWTKEARAPLQTRSTMKEHYRAWDMMRPRPTLHAGELETPKGAFAKTTTFRSAYTPKTAQRATSFKPTQMLLSPQAMDEDSVSRPTYTPKEIPSCPAWDGCPPGFEYSSMGAGGHRLYRTISIQETGPSQLAAATSDKSPYSHSRKSCMVPSQAKRAPES
- the LOC106608649 gene encoding stabilizer of axonemal microtubules 2 isoform X1, translating into MRAMFQGISRIWRCPPLPRRKHHCLQGSHPEEPCILIPGCMVSEYQEKYPAYCNTVVRAAKKPKNEYQPMEGKISNMTTFRSDYVAHEVTQRPPKVTKLYVPPDGRMRHSSTYVRDYPTHPVQNHIVTKPDGYHPPTAKMVAQSLYKEDFRAWHTQKVQPYRTRDNLKLNNSKFEVTTTYQDEFCYKGPAEARKSFKPAPDAPETLPFDGTTNYQTQYMSHPVQPRQPKEKAVYRPTSAPLNGVSSYRQDYLGLPAKPVKPFRAKVAWESSPAIFQGTSEFHDQYKPWPLQPKHRHHAEEYCPTEGTMVGLSTAHADYVGHECQQRPQSARPPVETWTKEARAPLQTRSTMKEHYRAWDMMRPRPTLHAGELETPKGAFAKTTTFRSAYTPKTAQRATSFKPTQMLLSPQAMDEDSVSRPTYTPKEIPSCPAWDGCPPGFEYSSMGAGGHRLYRTISIQETGPSQLAAATSDKSPYSHSRKSCMVPSQAKRAPES
- the LOC106608649 gene encoding stabilizer of axonemal microtubules 2 isoform X2, producing the protein MAFQCMCQICTCGKHHCLQGSHPEEPCILIPGCMVSEYQEKYPAYCNTVVRAAKKPKNEYQPMEGKISNMTTFRSDYVAHEVTQRPPKVTKLYVPPDGRMRHSSTYVRDYPTHPVQNHIVTKPDGYHPPTAKMVAQSLYKEDFRAWHTQKVQPYRTRDNLKLNNSKFEVTTTYQDEFCYKGPAEARKSFKPAPDAPETLPFDGTTNYQTQYMSHPVQPRQPKEKAVYRPTSAPLNGVSSYRQDYLGLPAKPVKPFRAKVAWESSPAIFQGTSEFHDQYKPWPLQPKHRHHAEEYCPTEGTMVGLSTAHADYVGHECQQRPQSARPPVETWTKEARAPLQTRSTMKEHYRAWDMMRPRPTLHAGELETPKGAFAKTTTFRSAYTPKTAQRATSFKPTQMLLSPQAMDEDSVSRPTYTPKEIPSCPAWDGCPPGFEYSSMGAGGHRLYRTISIQETGPSQLAAATSDKSPYSHSRKSCMVPSQAKRAPES